A single genomic interval of Cucumis sativus cultivar 9930 chromosome 5, Cucumber_9930_V3, whole genome shotgun sequence harbors:
- the LOC101206040 gene encoding exocyst complex component EXO70B1 has product MDNNNQPENQPSDAPKLDSDHATNLPHQTDAPAVKSDENSKDQDHDHNKNQDQDQENKEEEEEEKKKKKEDEEEERTNGDEKKEEEEESKDEPDLHYNLNTILEDVDQFLSTPHGSRDREEDSAVDIPKFIDKFLDLVDAKIEQYNNEEPNAKQRECRVPEDESTFLEAIDRISKLKNAIHEMKLEEEKNSLINRIGSTQQQAISYLEEEFRFFLEESRNSDSDPATDTKGKQEQDRCAFPEAESDQLQFPGYSKEIVNYLNKIAKRMISGGYESECCQVYMVARRNIIEDALLKLGFEKHSIDDIQKMNWESMEREIATWIKTIKQCATILFSGEQNLTESVFSSYPPISASLFSNLTRGIVIQLLNFSEGVAMTKRSAEKLFKLLDMYEALRDMVPKMETLFPEESANELKTETTTARTRLGEAAICIFCDLENSIKADTGKTPVPGGAVHPLTRYTINYLKYACEYRNTLEQIFKEHSKIERADSTSRPHFEGEQAPNYNPSADNQSPFSVELMRVMELLDSNLEAKSKLYRDIALSSIFMMNNGRYILQKIKGSADIHELVGDSWYRKRSSDLRQYHKNYQRETWGKLLGCLNHEGLTVHGKVVKPVLKERFKGFNALFEEIHKTQSSWIISDEQLQSELRVSISAVMIPAYRSFLARFSQYLDPGRQTEKYIKFQPEDIETYIDDLFDGNPSSMARRRT; this is encoded by the coding sequence ATGGACAACAACAACCAACCTGAGAATCAACCCTCCGATGCCCCCAAATTGGATTCTGATCATGCCACCAATCTCCCTCATCAAACCGATGCCCCTGCTGTAAAATCTGACGAAAATTCGAAAGATCAAGATCACGATCACAATAAGAATCAGGATCAGGATCAGGAGAacaaggaggaggaggaggaggagaagaagaagaagaaggaggatgaagaagaagaaaggacgaatggagatgaaaagaaggaagaggaggaagagtCCAAGGATGAACCAGATCTTCATTACAATCTCAATACGATTCTTGAAGATGTCGATCAATTTCTCTCAACGCCTCACGGTTCTCGTGATCGAGAGGAAGATTCTGCTGTTGACATTCCCAAGTTCATCGACAAATTCTTGGATCTCGTGGATGCCAAGATTGAGCAATACAATAACGAGGAACCCAATGCAAAGCAGAGAGAATGTCGAGTGCCGGAGGATGAGTCAACGTTTCTCGAAGCGATTGATAGGATATCGAAGCTAAAAAATGCAATTCACGAGATGAAATTGGAAGAGGAGAAGAATTCATTGATCAATCGCATCGGAAGCACTCAACAGCAAGCGATTTCTTATTTGGAAGAAGAGTTCAGATTCTTTCTGGAGGAATCTAGAAATAGCGATTCTGATCCTGCTACTGATACAAAAGGTAAACAAGAACAGGATCGTTGTGCATTTCCTGAGGCTGAATCCGACCAGCTCCAGTTTCCAGGTTACTCCAAGGAGATCGTCAACTATTTGAACAAAATCGCTAAGCGAATGATTTCCGGTGGGTACGAATCGGAATGCTGCCAAGTGTACATGGTTGCGAGAAGAAACATAATCGAAGATGCCTTACTGAAGCTCGGATTTGAAAAACACAGCATCGATGATATCCAGAAGATGAATTGGGAATCAATGGAGAGGGAGATCGCTACATGGATTAAAACGATCAAGCAATGCGCCACCATTTTGTTCTCTGGCGAACAGAATCTCACCGAATCTGTATTTTCATCATATCCTCCGATTTCCGCCAGTCTGTTTAGCAATCTTACACGCGGCATTGTGATTCAACTGCTAAATTTCTCAGAAGGAGTCGCAATGACAAAACGCTCCGCAGAGAAATTGTTCAAACTCCTTGATATGTACGAAGCTCTTCGCGATATGGTTCCAAAAATGGAAACATTATTTCCAGAAGAATCCGCGAACGAGCTCAAAACAGAGACCACAACCGCTCGAACTCGTCTAGGCGAAGCAGCGATTTGCATATTTTGCGATCTCGAAAACTCAATCAAAGCAGACACCGGAAAAACTCCGGTACCAGGCGGCGCCGTTCATCCATTAACTCGATACACCATTAACTACTTGAAGTACGCTTGCGAGTACAGGAACACACTGgaacaaattttcaaagaaCATTCAAAGATCGAAAGAGCCGATTCCACAAGCCGACCACATTTCGAAGGTGAACAAGCACCGAATTACAACCCAAGCGCTGACAATCAATCACCATTCTCGGTAGAACTGATGCGTGTGATGGAGCTATTGGATTCAAATCTGGAAGCAAAATCAAAGCTATACAGAGACATAGCACTGAGTTCGATCTTCATGATGAACAACGGACGATACATCTTACAGAAAATCAAAGGATCTGCAGATATCCACGAACTAGTGGGTGATTCATGGTACAGGAAGAGATCTTCAGATCTACGCCAATACCACAAAAATTACCAGAGGGAAACATGGGGtaaattgttaggttgtttGAACCACGAAGGATTAACAGTACACGGGAAAGTGGTAAAGCCAGTGCTGAAAGAAAGGTTTAAAGGATTCAACGCATTGTTCGAAGAGATTCACAAAACACAAAGCTCATGGATCATAAGCGACGAACAACTTCAATCGGAGCTGCGAGTATCGATATCGGCGGTGATGATTCCGGCGTATAGATCATTTTTAGCTAGGTTTTCACAGTATTTGGATCCAGGGAGACAAACAGAGAAATACATAAAGTTCCAACCTGAAGATATAGAGACATACATAGATGATTTGTTTGATGGAAATCCAAGCTCCATGGCAAGAAGGAGAACATAA